A stretch of the Engraulis encrasicolus isolate BLACKSEA-1 chromosome 19, IST_EnEncr_1.0, whole genome shotgun sequence genome encodes the following:
- the LOC134470241 gene encoding tetratricopeptide repeat protein 9A, with the protein MSCLNQGGHDAVRRADNGAGGILSSGGISVPSRQPIHRDPRYYQQHARHHGTSMEKQPPRNDPSDLVKRALDFKTQATQCYKDKKYREAIGKYHRALLEMKGLCRVLGDPDMGSKSPTTVLSTTTSKESLTDEQKGAVENAELECYNSLAACLLQMELVNYERVKEYCLKVLRKEGENFKALYRSGVAYYHLGDFNKALFYLKESHKQQPSDTNVIRYIQLTEMKIRRNAQREKTDDS; encoded by the exons ATGAGTTGTTTGAACCAGGGAGGGCATGATGCGGTTCGCCGCGCGGACAACGGAGCGGGTGGAATCCTCAGCAGCGGCGGCATCAGTGTCCCTTCGAGGCAGCCCATTCACAGGGACCCTCGCTACTACCAGCAACACGCGCGTCACCATGGAACCTCCATGGAGAAACAACCACCGCGCAACGACCCCTCGGATCTAGTCAAACGCGCGCTCGACTTCAAGACTCAAGCCACACAGTGCTACAAGGATAAGAAATACCGGGAAGCTATTGGGAAGTATCACCGCGCGCTACTGGAGATGAAAGGTCTGTGCCGAGTTCTCGGGGACCCTGACATGGGCTCTAAATCACCGACCACCGTGCTCTCCACCACAACAAGCAAGGAGTCTCTGACAGACGAACAGAAAGGCGCCGTGGAAAACGCAGAGCTTGAATGTTACAATAGTCTGGCAG CATGCCTTTTGCAGATGGAGCTGGTGAACTACGAGAGGGTAAAGGAGTACTGCTTGAAGGTTCTGCGGAAAGAAGGGGAGAACTTCAAAGCGCTCTATCGCTCAGGAGTTGCCTATTACCACCTGGGGGACTTCAACAAGGCGCTCTTTTACCTGAAGGAATCCCACAAACAACAGCCTTCAG ACACCAACGTGATTCGCTACATCCAGCTGACGGAGATGAAGATACGACGCAATGCCCAGAGAGAGAAGACGGATGACTCATAA
- the mrpl9 gene encoding 39S ribosomal protein L9, mitochondrial, with product MFWLARSNISHLICGNRLATCAVQHFSQTASRNTVVVERWWQIPLSKEGSPPRLNPRRHRIYKLVEDTKHAPKEKMELILTQAVPKLGGRGDTVQVPKSIGRNKLLPQGLAVYPSPENQAMFVHEKKQLREGKLEDRVQTSSGQKTAEFLRKAKLVVPLHTSKEYQISKEIIGRYFQKELGMIVPTHAITLPEEPITTVGESWCEVTVNGIDTIRVPLEVETFENYYASRYVRGKAQGSNAAEDSSDEA from the coding sequence atgttttggctTGCAAGGAGCAACATATCTCATCTGATCTGCGGTAACAGACTGGCAACATGTGCGGTGCAACATTTCTCCCAAACGGCTAGCAGAAATACTGTAGTTGTGGAGCGATGGTGGCAAATCCCTCTTTCTAAAGAAGGCAGTCCCCCTCGACTCAATCCACGGCGTCATCGCATATACAAACTGGTTGAGGACACCAAACACGCACCTAAAGAGAAGATGGAGCTCATTCTCACGCAGGCTGTGCCCAAGTTGGGAGGACGGGGTGACACCGTGCAAGTGCCGAAGTCAATAGGCCGCAACAAGCTGCTACCTCAGGGTCTGGCGGTGTACCCCTCTCCAGAAAACCAGGCGATGTTCGTGCACGAGAAAAAGCAACTGCGTGAGGGAAAGCTAGAAGACCGGGTGCAGACCAGCTCGGGTCAGAAGACAGCAGAGTTCCTAAGGAAAGCCAAGCTCGTGGTTCCTCTTCACACATCGAAGGAGTATCAGATATCCAAAGAGATTATCGGAAGATACTTCCAGAAAGAGCTGGGGATGATAGTTCCGACGCATGCCATCACTCTGCCAGAGGAGCCCATTACCACTGTTGGGGAGAGCTGGTGTGAGGTGACAGTGAATGGGATTGATACTATCCGTGTGCCTCTGGAGGTAGAAACTTTTGAGAACTACTATGCGTCCAGATACGTGAGAGGAAAAGCACAGGGTTCAAATGCTGCAGAAGACAGTTCTGATGAGGCGTAA